The Streptomyces collinus DNA segment CGACTCCTCCGGCAAGGGCAGGTTCGTGACGGGCAAGGACGGCGTGAAGACGTGGGAGGGGAAGCTGGCCCGCAACCACGTCACCAAGGCCGTGAAGTACGCCTCCGAACCGCCGGTGGGCGGCGACCACAACCCTGTCTGGATGAACTGCAACGGCGACGTCTACACCGAGCCGGTGAAGAACACCAACGCCGTGCACTCGCTGGAGCACGGCGCGGTGTGGGTGACGTACAACGCCGCCGCGAAGAAGTCCGACGTCGACGCGCTCGCGGCGAAGGTGAAGAAGACGCCGTACACGCTGATGAGCCCGATGGACGACCAGAAGGACCCGATCATGCTCTCGGCGTGGGGTCACCAGCGCGCGGTGACGGGCGCGAGCGACCCGAACGTGGACAAGTTCTTCGAGAAGTTCGTCCAGGGCGAGCAGACCCCCGAGCCGGGTGCCGCCTGCACGAACGGGCTGTCCAAGTGAGGCAGGCCGGCCTGATCGCCGGGGCCGCGGCGACGGCGCTCGTCGCGGCCGGTGCGATCAC contains these protein-coding regions:
- a CDS encoding DUF3105 domain-containing protein → MGSAKKASTSRKARIEEMRRAEQARERRGRILTIAASLVIVTGLVVGGVVLVRSQDDGASDTAAASDSSGKGRFVTGKDGVKTWEGKLARNHVTKAVKYASEPPVGGDHNPVWMNCNGDVYTEPVKNTNAVHSLEHGAVWVTYNAAAKKSDVDALAAKVKKTPYTLMSPMDDQKDPIMLSAWGHQRAVTGASDPNVDKFFEKFVQGEQTPEPGAACTNGLSK